A window from Neobacillus sp. PS3-40 encodes these proteins:
- the cobS gene encoding adenosylcobinamide-GDP ribazoletransferase, with the protein MKSTLFGLIMNLQFFTSIPIRKEVQITQNNLERAIQTFPLLGWLQGSIYAGLLYSLLHWTSLSQLAIAFALWLCMIVLTGGIHLDGWIDCSDAFFSYRDKEKRLEIMKDPRTGAFGVISVIVLLGARFLFIYEIIMKIEVLSYILIIFIPFFSKILMGMVVTLVPPAKKEGLGYLFQQSCKRTTLWIYPFYIAIGLILLWIWQRESINMVMCMLSATIFSFLFLRKKVMNWFGGITGDVVGASIEGVEGFLWMIVWLFHYYGMG; encoded by the coding sequence ATGAAATCTACTCTATTTGGATTGATTATGAATCTGCAATTTTTTACCTCTATCCCCATTCGAAAAGAGGTGCAGATTACCCAAAATAATTTGGAGCGAGCAATTCAGACCTTTCCCTTGTTGGGATGGTTACAAGGAAGTATCTATGCTGGTCTATTGTATAGTCTGCTTCATTGGACAAGCCTTTCGCAGCTAGCGATTGCATTTGCATTATGGCTTTGCATGATTGTGTTAACCGGGGGAATCCATCTTGACGGCTGGATCGATTGCAGTGATGCCTTTTTTTCCTATCGTGATAAGGAAAAAAGGCTGGAGATCATGAAAGACCCACGGACAGGGGCCTTCGGAGTCATTAGTGTAATCGTGCTGTTAGGTGCTAGATTCCTATTTATATATGAAATCATTATGAAGATAGAAGTTCTTTCCTATATTCTGATTATCTTTATCCCATTCTTTAGCAAAATATTGATGGGGATGGTTGTAACACTTGTACCCCCCGCTAAGAAAGAGGGATTAGGATATCTATTCCAGCAATCCTGTAAGCGAACAACTTTGTGGATATACCCTTTTTATATTGCCATAGGGTTGATTCTATTATGGATATGGCAAAGAGAAAGTATCAATATGGTGATGTGCATGCTGAGTGCAACAATCTTCTCCTTTCTATTTTTACGAAAAAAAGTGATGAATTGGTTTGGCGGGATTACAGGTGATGTTGTGGGTGCATCAATAGAAGGAGTGGAAGGTTTTTTATGGATGATCGTGTGGTTATTTCATTATTACGGCATGGGTTGA
- a CDS encoding histidine phosphatase family protein yields MDDRVVISLLRHGLTVENEQSAYIGWTNSPLSPSGRESLLYLKGKLPTADLVFSSDLTRCQETAKILFPTKKVWPIEELREMHFGCWEGKTYEELKGIESYQKWINDPFSGSPDGGESFEEFCLRVQKGFRKVKNQILQMGVSDVVIITHGGVIRYLLSTFSPQKRAFFEWRVPYGGGHQVVWTKDGFRRAETCISLQAVPIMESQLG; encoded by the coding sequence ATGGATGATCGTGTGGTTATTTCATTATTACGGCATGGGTTGACAGTAGAGAATGAACAATCAGCCTATATTGGATGGACAAACTCACCGCTAAGTCCATCAGGGAGAGAAAGTTTGCTTTATTTAAAAGGGAAGTTACCTACAGCGGATCTTGTTTTTTCTAGTGATCTAACTCGTTGCCAAGAGACAGCGAAAATCCTATTTCCTACTAAAAAAGTATGGCCTATTGAAGAACTGAGAGAAATGCATTTTGGCTGTTGGGAAGGTAAAACGTATGAAGAATTAAAAGGTATAGAATCATATCAGAAATGGATAAACGATCCCTTTTCAGGTAGTCCAGATGGTGGAGAATCATTTGAGGAGTTTTGTTTGAGGGTTCAAAAGGGTTTTAGGAAAGTGAAAAATCAGATTCTCCAAATGGGTGTGTCAGATGTAGTGATTATCACCCATGGAGGTGTGATTCGCTATTTGCTTTCCACTTTTTCTCCGCAAAAAAGAGCTTTTTTTGAATGGAGAGTCCCATATGGTGGTGGCCATCAGGTTGTTTGGACGAAAGATGGTTTTAGGAGGGCAGAGACATGCATATCATTACAGGCGGTG